The genomic window TCCACGACCGGGGTCATATCCGGTAACCGACCAATCATACGATAGACTGGATCAGCTGCGACAAAACAGGAATCGGGAAGGTTGAACAGAACGATACTATTACGATCCACATACCAGATATACTGAATACGGCCAATGTCATCGACATCGGCAAAATCTTCAATAGAAGCTGGCTGGACCGCAGTAAGCCCCCGGGCGATACTGTCGAGCGACTGAAAATTGCCGTTGATCTGGTTAAATGACGAATCATCCATCCACAGATACCCACTTGGTATTTGTACATACATACTACCCAAGGCGTGTATTCCATGTATAAATGCAAAATGTGGATCATCACCTGGCAATGGCGGGAAGGCTTCCTGCCATACTCCTGGCAGCACCGTCCCGAAGCTGATGAGACCGACGATCAGCAACCCAAAGACAATCCACCATGACCGGAAACGACAATTCAGACACTGGCAAGAAGTGTGATTGTGAACTCCTTGTTTTTTTCTCACAATTTCCTCCGTTTCTATGGCTGTGAGGTTTTTCAAAGATCTGCAACTGTTTAACTAGATATATTCTATCAGGGAATGGTGAGGGTACCAAAAATCAGCCACCACCGTCAATGGCGGGAAGGACAACCACGATGCCTCCGTACTTACCTCCACTCAGCGCTCTGTCTGACCAAGAGCTCCCCTGCCTGAGTCGGCTCGGCCATCAATTCCTTAGTTACCCGCTCCATGCGAGCTCCCTGCGATCCTTTAATAAGGATAATGTCTCCGGTTTTAATTTTTTCTTGGACAAATTTACCAGCCGCCTCAGTATCAGAAAAACGAACCACGCGATCAACGGGCATACCAGCAGCTTCAGCGCCATCGGCGATCCATTTTGCCCGTTCACCGACGGTAACCAAATAATCAGCGGCACCCATGACATGTTGACCCACATCTTCATGTCCCTCCTGGGTATACTGCCCCAGCTCAAGCATGTCCCCCATCACCACATATTTCTTCCCTGAAACTTTAACCTCTTTCAAAAGTTGTAACGCCGCATTTGCCGCCAATGGCGAGGAATTATAGGTATCGTCAATCAATGACGTATGTTTAATGCCGGGGATGAGACGCATCCGACCCGCGGGAGACTGATACTCGCGCAACGCAGCTGAAATGTCCGCCAGGTTCATGCCAAAAGCGATGCCGACCGCTGCAGCCGCTAGACCAGCATACACTTGATGCTGACCTAAGACCGAGGGAAGAAAAACGGGGACATTGGCACCCTTGTATTGTAATTTAAAACTTAATCCCTTTATCTGGACGTCCACCCAGGGATCATCCGATGGACCTGAGGAAATGCGCACGTCGCTGGCGCGTACCGTGGCACTGTCAGAAAAACCAAAAGAAATGATTTCCGCCCGGACCTTATCCTGACAACTCATGACTAATGAATCATCCGCGTTCATCACTGCAAAATTATCCTTCTTCAGATGTGTAACAATAATGGATTTTTCCCGCGCGACCTTTTCCACACTGCTAAATAATTCGAGATGTGCCGGACCAACTGCCGTGATCACGCCGACGGTACAGGGCGCCAGCTCAGTCAGCGCCTGAATGTCGCCGGGCCGATCCGCGCCCATTTCTAATACCAGATATTCCGGATATGAGGTATCGCGCACCAGAATCAACCAAAGTGCCTTGAAAAAAACACCGAGCCAGGCAAACGGATTTGAATTTCCGGAAGCCGCTCCTATGATCGACAACGGCGTACCAAATTCATTATTGTAGTTCTTGTAATTTTTTCGGGTGCGGTATTTCGTGCGCAGTACCGTATAAATTGCCTCAACGGTAGACGTCTTACCCACGCTTCCCGTCACGCCAATAACGTGTGGCTGATATTTTCTTAATATCATCCGTGCCAGCATTTGTAATTTCCAGATAATGAGTTTCTTCATATTGTTTTTGCTGTCACTCTGAGCGAACGCGAAGAGTCTCTATGACATTAATTAAACGATACATTAACAGTATACCACTCCACATGGTCAATCGTCATTGAGATTCTTCGGTCGTCGAGCTGAGCTCGACTTCCCTC from Candidatus Kerfeldbacteria bacterium includes these protein-coding regions:
- a CDS encoding UDP-N-acetylmuramoyl-tripeptide--D-alanyl-D-alanine ligase; the encoded protein is MKKLIIWKLQMLARMILRKYQPHVIGVTGSVGKTSTVEAIYTVLRTKYRTRKNYKNYNNEFGTPLSIIGAASGNSNPFAWLGVFFKALWLILVRDTSYPEYLVLEMGADRPGDIQALTELAPCTVGVITAVGPAHLELFSSVEKVAREKSIIVTHLKKDNFAVMNADDSLVMSCQDKVRAEIISFGFSDSATVRASDVRISSGPSDDPWVDVQIKGLSFKLQYKGANVPVFLPSVLGQHQVYAGLAAAAVGIAFGMNLADISAALREYQSPAGRMRLIPGIKHTSLIDDTYNSSPLAANAALQLLKEVKVSGKKYVVMGDMLELGQYTQEGHEDVGQHVMGAADYLVTVGERAKWIADGAEAAGMPVDRVVRFSDTEAAGKFVQEKIKTGDIILIKGSQGARMERVTKELMAEPTQAGELLVRQSAEWR